Proteins from a genomic interval of Chroococcidiopsis thermalis PCC 7203:
- a CDS encoding UPF0175 family protein has protein sequence MNELKIELPPNISTDEARLLLTLKLFETGKISLGQAAKLAGYSKRTFIELLGKMGVPVINYPSEELEREINL, from the coding sequence ATGAACGAGCTAAAAATAGAACTGCCTCCAAATATTTCTACGGATGAGGCTCGACTGCTACTTACACTCAAGTTATTTGAAACTGGTAAAATTTCTCTTGGACAAGCTGCCAAACTAGCAGGTTATTCCAAGCGTACCTTCATTGAATTGCTTGGCAAAATGGGAGTACCAGTAATTAACTATCCATCTGAAGAATTGGAGCGGGAGATTAACCTTTGA
- a CDS encoding DUF3368 domain-containing protein produces the protein MIVVSDTSPLCYLLLIEEIEVLPQLFNRVIIPPRVRDELLAPAAPLVVREWITQPPDWLEMQAITGEIDAALNQLDLGEQEAITLALQLKADLILLDDLAARRIATQFELEIVGLLGILGSAAEKRRIDFSTAIERLQQTTFRVSPKLIQSLLQQYQKDEQP, from the coding sequence ATGATTGTTGTTTCGGATACCTCGCCTCTGTGCTATTTACTACTGATTGAAGAAATTGAAGTTTTACCGCAGTTGTTTAATCGAGTAATTATTCCTCCAAGAGTACGCGATGAGTTATTAGCACCTGCTGCACCCCTAGTTGTTCGAGAATGGATAACACAGCCTCCAGATTGGCTAGAGATGCAAGCCATTACAGGTGAAATTGATGCAGCCTTGAATCAGTTAGACTTGGGAGAGCAGGAAGCCATTACCTTAGCCCTTCAACTGAAAGCAGATTTGATTTTATTAGATGATTTGGCAGCAAGACGCATAGCAACCCAGTTCGAGCTAGAGATTGTTGGCTTGCTGGGTATTCTTGGTTCTGCGGCAGAGAAAAGAAGAATTGATTTTTCTACTGCTATTGAGCGGTTGCAACAAACCACATTTCGAGTTTCACCAAAATTGATTCAGTCTCTTTTGCAGCAGTACCAAAAGGACGAGCAACCATAA
- a CDS encoding UPF0175 family protein, protein MQIHIALPDDVAHSLEAKWGNLERKLLEMLAIAAYQEGSISAGKVRELLGMSTRLEVDAFLKEKGVYLHYDEADFEQDIQTMRRLEQEGQLKR, encoded by the coding sequence ATGCAAATTCACATTGCTTTACCGGATGATGTCGCCCATTCTTTAGAAGCAAAATGGGGCAATTTAGAACGGAAATTACTAGAAATGCTGGCGATCGCGGCTTATCAAGAAGGCTCTATTAGTGCTGGAAAAGTGCGAGAATTGCTGGGGATGTCTACTCGTTTAGAAGTCGATGCGTTTCTCAAAGAAAAGGGCGTATACCTACATTACGATGAAGCTGACTTTGAACAAGATATACAAACCATGCGGAGGCTAGAGCAAGAGGGGCAGCTAAAACGGTAA
- a CDS encoding type II toxin-antitoxin system VapC family toxin produces the protein MSGKYLLDTNIIIALFADEAVVKSNLARANEVFISSIAIGELYYGARRSSRSNENLARIDELVANTTVLGCNTQTARYYGEVKNKLRLKGRPLPENDIWIAALALQHSLTLVTRDAHFQQVENLQIVVW, from the coding sequence GTGAGTGGTAAATACCTGCTGGATACTAATATCATTATTGCGCTTTTTGCAGATGAAGCAGTAGTCAAAAGCAATCTTGCACGAGCAAATGAAGTCTTTATTTCGAGTATTGCCATTGGTGAGCTGTATTATGGTGCAAGACGATCGAGCCGCTCAAACGAAAATTTAGCACGTATTGATGAGTTGGTAGCCAATACTACTGTACTTGGATGTAATACACAAACCGCTCGTTACTACGGAGAAGTTAAGAATAAATTGCGTCTTAAAGGCAGACCGTTACCTGAAAATGATATCTGGATTGCAGCACTTGCGCTTCAGCATAGTTTGACACTGGTTACACGCGATGCCCATTTTCAACAGGTTGAAAACCTCCAAATAGTCGTTTGGTGA
- a CDS encoding GNAT family N-acetyltransferase — MESDSERRWEFLPIDKRYQRDSFDCGYPVLNEYLKKYARQNHLKGIAKTFVAIPTSGELKVDGYYTISSSIIEYESVPNEFKRQIPADPIPTVLIGKLAVDRAVQGQGLGRELLVNALFRAVRASQEIGIYAVRVDAIDLTAKAFYLKHEFIPFQDNERSLFLPIETILRGFD, encoded by the coding sequence ATGGAGAGTGATAGCGAGAGGCGATGGGAATTTCTGCCAATAGATAAGAGGTATCAAAGAGATTCCTTTGATTGCGGTTATCCCGTGTTAAACGAATATTTGAAAAAATATGCCCGACAAAATCATTTGAAGGGAATAGCTAAAACTTTTGTGGCAATTCCTACGTCTGGAGAACTGAAAGTTGATGGCTACTACACCATCAGCTCCAGTATCATAGAATATGAATCTGTGCCAAATGAGTTCAAGCGGCAAATACCTGCCGATCCGATTCCCACTGTGTTGATAGGTAAGTTAGCTGTAGATAGAGCGGTGCAAGGACAAGGTTTGGGTAGAGAACTTTTAGTAAATGCCTTATTCCGTGCCGTGCGAGCCTCTCAGGAAATAGGCATATATGCAGTGAGAGTTGATGCCATAGATTTGACAGCAAAGGCATTTTATCTGAAGCATGAGTTTATTCCCTTTCAAGATAACGAGCGATCGCTCTTTTTACCAATAGAGACTATTTTGAGGGGGTTTGATTGA
- a CDS encoding DUF1778 domain-containing protein — protein sequence MSDKARTKDKRVDLRLTQEQKELLERAAALKGISVSAYTLFHVLPAAKQDLDSHERLILSNRDRNLFISAMENPPELKGKLKSAIAQYRAKYGE from the coding sequence ATGTCAGACAAAGCTAGAACAAAAGATAAAAGAGTGGATTTAAGGTTGACTCAAGAACAAAAGGAGTTATTGGAGCGAGCAGCTGCCCTTAAAGGTATTTCTGTAAGTGCATATACCTTATTTCACGTTCTGCCAGCTGCTAAACAAGATCTAGATTCTCATGAAAGGCTAATCTTATCCAATCGCGATAGAAATTTGTTTATATCAGCGATGGAAAATCCACCCGAACTCAAAGGAAAGCTGAAATCTGCGATCGCTCAATATAGAGCAAAATATGGAGAGTGA
- a CDS encoding type IV pilin protein → MKSELKVKYLQFLLGKKKDSNEGFTLIELLVVVIIIGVLAAIALPNFLNQTAKAKQAEAKTTISQVNNAQALHRNTNNGFASAMSELALGLPESTSNYTYAVTGGGDTAQILATAANSAMKGYTGANVFFKDANSNSVIATIACEANTAGTGTPADPVKSTTATTLTGAASCPGTQTQIK, encoded by the coding sequence ATGAAATCCGAACTAAAAGTAAAATACCTCCAATTCTTACTCGGCAAAAAGAAAGACAGCAACGAAGGCTTCACCTTAATTGAATTGTTGGTTGTTGTTATCATTATCGGTGTTCTTGCAGCTATTGCTCTACCCAACTTCTTGAACCAAACCGCTAAAGCTAAGCAAGCAGAAGCTAAAACCACAATTAGCCAAGTTAACAACGCTCAAGCTTTGCATAGAAACACTAACAACGGCTTTGCTAGCGCAATGTCCGAACTAGCTTTAGGATTACCTGAATCTACCAGCAACTATACTTACGCTGTCACTGGAGGTGGCGATACAGCTCAAATCCTGGCAACCGCAGCGAACTCCGCCATGAAAGGATACACCGGTGCTAATGTGTTTTTCAAGGATGCTAACAGCAACAGTGTAATTGCTACTATTGCATGTGAAGCTAATACTGCTGGAACTGGTACTCCTGCCGATCCGGTCAAATCCACGACCGCAACCACTCTAACAGGTGCTGCTTCTTGTCCTGGTACTCAAACTCAAATTAAGTAA
- a CDS encoding type IV pilin-like G/H family protein encodes MKSRLLLTYQYLSIRNRSNSTGFTIIELMVVIIILGILTAIGMKTILNEVPKAKQAEAKSTIAHVNAAQSTYWLTHGSFANAMSGLSIGLPSSTTNYTYNISGDITLGIVNATAVDTMLKGYVGVVERYADANQQSIISAIICESATAGNITSLPTSGRPGTNACGSGNVELGQ; translated from the coding sequence ATGAAATCTCGGTTACTATTAACATATCAGTACTTAAGTATTCGTAACCGCAGCAATAGTACTGGTTTTACAATCATTGAGTTAATGGTTGTCATCATTATTCTGGGAATTCTCACTGCCATTGGGATGAAGACCATTTTAAATGAAGTTCCCAAGGCTAAACAAGCTGAGGCAAAATCAACTATTGCTCATGTTAATGCCGCTCAGTCTACTTATTGGTTAACTCACGGTTCTTTTGCCAATGCTATGAGTGGGTTATCTATCGGCTTACCAAGCTCAACAACTAACTACACCTACAATATTTCCGGCGATATAACTCTTGGCATAGTAAACGCAACAGCAGTTGATACAATGCTCAAAGGTTATGTAGGTGTAGTTGAAAGATATGCCGATGCCAACCAGCAATCAATCATTTCTGCTATTATCTGCGAATCTGCTACAGCAGGAAACATTACCTCATTACCTACATCTGGTCGTCCTGGTACTAATGCTTGTGGTAGTGGTAACGTAGAACTCGGACAATAA
- a CDS encoding type II toxin-antitoxin system VapC family toxin, with product MTSVVADTHAIIWYLVEPKRCSSNALLALDRATNTGQSICISAISIVEIYYLVERGRLPKLVLQSLLNVCDATDAVVVSVPLNRAIAETIDRIPRDSVPDMPDRIIAATALHLNLPLVTRDRKIQSLEEIQTIW from the coding sequence ATGACTTCAGTAGTTGCAGATACGCACGCGATCATCTGGTATTTAGTGGAACCGAAGCGATGCTCGTCAAATGCTTTATTAGCTCTCGATCGAGCTACAAATACAGGGCAGTCAATTTGTATATCTGCGATCTCAATTGTTGAAATTTATTACCTAGTAGAAAGGGGTAGATTACCAAAGCTTGTACTTCAAAGCTTGCTTAATGTTTGTGATGCTACAGATGCAGTGGTTGTTAGCGTACCACTTAACCGTGCTATCGCCGAAACTATCGATCGAATTCCTCGTGATTCTGTACCAGATATGCCCGATCGAATTATTGCGGCAACAGCACTACACCTAAACTTGCCGCTAGTCACCCGCGATCGCAAAATTCAGTCTTTAGAAGAAATTCAAACAATTTGGTAG
- a CDS encoding DUF2281 domain-containing protein yields the protein MSIEQAIIDNLRVLPLEKQQEVLDFVEFLKTKSRLKVARPSIKGLCAGLGVHITEEDIAQVRQEMWGDFPKEDF from the coding sequence GTGAGCATCGAACAAGCTATCATTGATAACCTACGAGTCTTACCTCTAGAAAAGCAACAGGAAGTTCTAGACTTTGTAGAATTTCTTAAAACTAAAAGCCGACTAAAAGTTGCTCGTCCTAGTATTAAAGGACTTTGTGCAGGTTTAGGGGTTCACATTACAGAAGAAGACATTGCCCAAGTACGGCAGGAGATGTGGGGAGACTTTCCTAAAGAGGATTTTTAA
- a CDS encoding glycosyltransferase, with the protein MSKHILLSTDDPGIGGVAQYNRAIICGLAALGYRVTVQITTDKNSIANFEKLGFQNLWLDNENIKDIPCHLAELNLLDKPDIILCSNSCLLSNMVVKQTAIEWGIPYIIVENFVEPYLAERYPTSLDILGHHYMHARAVVAVSENDLSLLHKFFRLPKDKGNVIYYGRPSKYFTPRDLHVRERLRREFGIPQDAVVCFTAGRLEVRKGYHYLLEAIEQLKRNPGWERLYFVWAGGGIEAEFETQLKDTVEQLEIADKVKFLGQISNVLDWLNTSDIFVLPSLLEAFGISIAEAMAKGLPAIASAVGGIPEVLGNTGKLLPDPKISSHATVRDLVKAIRAWSLNPELRYSIGEACRQRAYEMFREERMIEETVAIIENTLLPNGNCEKFVQSSIVVDGIFFQLYKTGIARVWRSLLEEWAEDGFAKHIVVLDRALTAPKIPGIRYRTVPAYDYGNTDTDREMLQQICDEEGADLFISTYYTTPISTPSVFMVYDMIPEVMGWDLNHPMWREKQYAIQHASAYMAISANTAHDLATCFPQIDSQSVTVALCGVQKSFTPASKGEIDRFTNKYGISKPYFLVVGGGAGYKNSLLFFKAFAKLSSKQGFDIVCTGSNSLSEMEFREYTAGSTVHVLQLSDEELSVAYSGAIALVYPSKYEGFGLPVLEAIACGCPVITCANGAIPEVAGESALYVNDEDVDGLANALCDVQKPSIRNSLIAAGFQQAQKFSWSKMAATVSSALVNATLLALNLKEINLIIFPDWSQSEEILCNELEQVIRAIATHSDSSQMTLLVYRGDMNEENAALMLSSVSMNLLMAEDLDVSEGAEISLVGQLGEIQWKALLPQIQARIVLDNEDKEAIAKLPLEKLPQINTESIHLSLM; encoded by the coding sequence ATGAGCAAGCATATTTTATTATCTACAGATGATCCTGGAATTGGTGGGGTAGCACAATATAATCGAGCAATTATATGTGGATTAGCAGCATTAGGTTATCGAGTAACTGTACAAATTACTACTGATAAAAACTCGATTGCTAACTTTGAAAAATTAGGCTTTCAAAACCTTTGGTTAGATAACGAAAACATTAAAGATATCCCCTGTCATTTAGCAGAATTAAACTTATTAGACAAGCCAGATATAATTCTTTGTAGCAATAGTTGTCTGCTATCTAATATGGTAGTCAAGCAGACCGCAATTGAATGGGGAATACCCTATATCATAGTTGAGAACTTTGTTGAGCCTTATTTAGCAGAACGTTACCCTACATCCTTAGACATACTAGGTCATCACTATATGCACGCTAGGGCAGTGGTAGCAGTATCTGAAAACGATTTAAGTCTGTTACATAAGTTTTTTAGACTTCCAAAAGATAAGGGAAATGTAATTTATTATGGACGACCTTCAAAATATTTTACGCCTCGTGATTTACATGTACGCGAACGGCTGCGCCGAGAGTTCGGCATTCCTCAAGATGCTGTAGTTTGTTTTACAGCAGGTCGCTTAGAAGTTCGTAAAGGCTATCATTATCTGCTAGAAGCAATTGAGCAACTTAAAAGAAACCCTGGGTGGGAGCGGCTTTACTTTGTTTGGGCTGGTGGCGGGATTGAGGCAGAATTTGAAACGCAGCTTAAAGACACAGTTGAGCAACTAGAAATAGCAGACAAGGTTAAGTTTCTAGGGCAGATTTCTAATGTCTTAGATTGGCTTAATACCTCTGATATTTTTGTTTTACCTTCGCTATTAGAAGCATTTGGGATATCCATTGCAGAGGCGATGGCAAAGGGATTACCAGCTATTGCTTCAGCAGTCGGCGGCATCCCAGAAGTATTAGGTAACACTGGAAAATTGTTACCAGATCCTAAGATTTCTTCACACGCTACGGTTAGAGATTTAGTTAAAGCGATCCGAGCTTGGTCTTTAAACCCAGAATTACGCTACTCTATTGGTGAAGCTTGCCGACAACGAGCATATGAGATGTTTAGGGAAGAGCGAATGATCGAGGAGACAGTAGCAATCATTGAAAACACTCTGCTACCAAATGGAAATTGTGAGAAATTTGTCCAGTCTTCGATCGTCGTTGATGGCATATTTTTTCAGCTTTATAAAACTGGTATTGCCCGTGTCTGGCGATCGCTACTAGAAGAATGGGCAGAAGATGGTTTTGCTAAGCATATTGTAGTTTTAGATCGCGCTTTAACCGCTCCTAAGATTCCTGGCATCAGATATCGTACTGTACCAGCTTACGACTATGGTAATACAGACACTGATCGCGAAATGCTTCAGCAGATATGTGATGAGGAAGGCGCTGATTTATTCATCTCAACTTACTACACCACACCCATATCAACGCCTTCTGTATTCATGGTATACGACATGATCCCAGAAGTGATGGGATGGGATCTCAATCATCCTATGTGGCGAGAAAAGCAATATGCTATTCAGCACGCTTCTGCATACATGGCAATTTCAGCCAATACAGCGCATGACTTAGCTACATGTTTTCCCCAGATTGACTCACAATCAGTAACTGTTGCACTTTGTGGAGTTCAGAAGAGTTTTACACCAGCTAGTAAAGGGGAGATCGATCGCTTCACAAACAAATATGGGATCTCAAAACCTTACTTTCTTGTAGTCGGTGGTGGTGCTGGTTATAAGAATAGTCTTTTGTTTTTCAAAGCTTTTGCTAAACTTTCCAGCAAACAAGGGTTTGATATTGTATGCACGGGAAGCAACTCCTTATCAGAAATGGAGTTTAGAGAGTATACAGCAGGTAGCACTGTACACGTACTACAGCTAAGCGATGAAGAGTTAAGCGTTGCATATTCTGGCGCTATAGCTCTAGTCTACCCTTCAAAGTACGAAGGATTTGGACTGCCCGTGTTAGAGGCGATCGCCTGTGGGTGTCCTGTTATTACTTGTGCTAATGGAGCCATTCCTGAAGTCGCAGGAGAATCAGCTTTATACGTGAATGATGAAGATGTAGATGGATTAGCAAATGCTCTTTGTGATGTACAAAAACCGAGTATACGCAACTCTCTAATTGCTGCTGGATTCCAACAGGCTCAAAAATTCTCCTGGTCAAAAATGGCAGCTACAGTGAGTTCTGCTTTAGTTAATGCCACTCTTCTAGCGTTAAATCTAAAAGAGATAAACTTAATTATTTTTCCAGATTGGTCGCAGTCAGAAGAGATACTTTGCAATGAACTAGAACAAGTCATAAGAGCGATCGCAACTCATTCAGATAGTAGTCAAATGACGCTACTAGTGTATCGAGGTGACATGAATGAAGAAAATGCAGCTCTGATGTTGTCTAGTGTCAGTATGAATTTACTGATGGCAGAAGATTTAGATGTATCTGAAGGGGCAGAAATTTCTTTAGTTGGGCAGCTAGGTGAAATTCAGTGGAAAGCTTTGTTACCTCAAATTCAAGCGAGAATTGTGTTAGACAATGAAGATAAAGAGGCGATCGCAAAATTACCATTAGAGAAATTGCCCCAGATTAACACTGAAAGCATTCATTTATCTCTGATGTAG
- a CDS encoding glycosyltransferase family 4 protein encodes MKVFYDISVLGLGQYNPLARTGVARVVENVAYGLAYASECDLVFCESLSFQILKACLEYLNSNLKLKKIPFSHSSFATIFYSKLIELNAMLALTSKVPTKDIAQLENNNLVNDLKHHLEIATEIIENYPYSLNPLFLGESDIFHATFYPIPERIRQVKNITKFLTVYDLIPILYPHFFKGEYESRRNTNTINSLSSEDWAICISEATKNDLCNYSKQIDPSRVFVAHLAADSNMFYPCHNSKKISEVRKTYKIPEGFYLLGLSTLEPRKNIDHIIRAFARVIQETNIKDLFLVLVGNQGWNYEKILEELSNQSLLRNRIILTGRVEDEDLAALYSGAIAFVYPSFYEGFGLPPLEAMQCGIPVITSNTSSLPEVMGDAGIMLDPKDIDGLCHSILEIYNSPSLRAAMSLQSLKQAKEFSWNKCTRETIAAYKTALSLNR; translated from the coding sequence ATGAAGGTTTTTTACGATATATCAGTACTTGGATTGGGTCAATACAATCCCCTGGCTCGAACTGGCGTTGCTAGAGTTGTTGAAAATGTAGCTTATGGTTTAGCTTATGCAAGCGAGTGCGATTTAGTTTTTTGCGAGAGCCTTTCTTTTCAAATTTTGAAAGCGTGCTTAGAATATCTTAACTCAAATCTAAAACTCAAAAAGATACCATTTTCTCATTCAAGTTTTGCAACTATATTTTATAGTAAGTTAATCGAACTGAATGCCATGCTTGCTCTGACTAGCAAGGTTCCAACTAAGGATATCGCTCAATTAGAAAATAATAATTTAGTTAATGATTTAAAGCATCATTTAGAAATAGCTACTGAGATAATTGAAAACTATCCTTACTCTCTTAATCCTTTATTTTTAGGTGAATCAGACATATTTCATGCTACTTTTTATCCAATACCAGAGCGAATCAGACAAGTAAAAAATATAACTAAGTTTTTAACCGTTTATGACCTAATTCCAATTTTGTACCCACATTTCTTTAAAGGAGAATATGAATCACGTAGGAATACAAACACTATAAATAGCTTGTCTTCAGAAGACTGGGCGATTTGTATCTCAGAAGCTACTAAAAATGATTTATGTAATTATTCCAAACAAATCGATCCTTCGAGAGTGTTCGTGGCTCATTTGGCAGCAGACTCAAATATGTTTTATCCATGTCACAACTCTAAGAAAATAAGTGAAGTTAGAAAAACATATAAAATTCCTGAAGGATTTTATTTATTAGGATTGAGTACGTTAGAACCTAGGAAAAACATCGATCATATTATTCGAGCTTTTGCTAGAGTTATTCAAGAAACTAATATAAAAGATTTATTTCTTGTTTTAGTAGGTAATCAAGGTTGGAATTATGAAAAAATTTTAGAAGAACTTTCTAATCAAAGTTTATTAAGAAATCGGATAATTCTCACGGGGCGTGTGGAAGATGAGGATTTAGCAGCTTTGTATAGTGGAGCAATAGCATTTGTCTATCCGTCTTTTTATGAAGGTTTTGGTCTACCACCACTAGAGGCAATGCAGTGCGGTATTCCAGTTATTACTTCAAATACATCTTCTCTACCTGAAGTGATGGGTGATGCCGGAATCATGCTCGATCCTAAAGACATTGATGGGCTTTGCCATAGCATTCTAGAGATTTACAATAGTCCATCTTTAAGAGCAGCAATGTCTTTGCAGTCACTGAAACAGGCAAAAGAATTCAGTTGGAATAAGTGTACTAGAGAAACAATTGCTGCATATAAAACAGCTTTATCGCTAAACAGATGA
- a CDS encoding GDP-mannose 4,6-dehydratase, translated as MKRAFICGISGQDGAYLAQLLLNKGYVVYGSSRDAQVSSFQNLVNLGIKEQVRLVSVALNDFRSVLQVLTKIQPHEVYNLAGQSSVGLSFEQPVETLESIATGTLNLLEAIRFTNLPIKLYNASSSECFGDTRELAADENTPFRPRSPYAVAKSAAFWEVANYREAYEIFACSGILFNHESPLRHERFVTKKIVAAVCRIAEGSKEKLHLGDISVQRDWGWAAEYVEAMHLMLQKDRPDDYVIATGETNKLEDFVAEAFACVNLDWREYIVTSANLLRPTDIAVGRANPGKAREKLNWQARYKMRDVVRMMVQTQMEENKINGLMQPVGVILTN; from the coding sequence ATGAAAAGAGCATTCATTTGTGGAATTTCCGGTCAAGACGGAGCCTATTTAGCACAGTTACTTTTAAATAAAGGTTATGTTGTTTACGGTAGCTCTCGCGATGCTCAGGTATCTTCTTTTCAGAATTTAGTTAATTTAGGTATTAAAGAGCAGGTAAGGTTAGTGTCAGTTGCTCTAAATGACTTTCGTAGCGTTTTACAAGTACTGACTAAAATACAACCTCATGAGGTTTATAATTTAGCTGGTCAGAGTTCGGTTGGTCTTTCCTTCGAGCAGCCAGTTGAAACTTTGGAGAGTATTGCTACTGGAACGCTAAATTTACTAGAAGCAATCCGGTTTACTAATCTGCCAATTAAACTTTATAATGCTAGCTCCAGCGAGTGTTTTGGCGATACTCGCGAACTTGCAGCAGATGAAAATACTCCCTTTCGTCCCAGGAGTCCCTATGCAGTAGCAAAATCGGCTGCTTTTTGGGAGGTGGCTAACTATCGCGAAGCTTATGAAATATTTGCTTGCTCAGGTATTTTATTCAACCATGAGTCTCCACTGCGACACGAACGTTTCGTTACAAAAAAGATTGTTGCAGCGGTTTGCCGTATTGCTGAAGGTAGTAAAGAAAAGCTCCATCTAGGAGATATTTCTGTTCAAAGGGATTGGGGATGGGCTGCTGAATACGTTGAGGCAATGCATTTGATGTTACAAAAAGATCGACCAGATGATTATGTTATTGCTACTGGAGAGACTAACAAATTAGAAGATTTTGTAGCAGAAGCTTTTGCTTGTGTTAATTTGGACTGGCGTGAATATATCGTTACGAGTGCAAATTTATTACGCCCAACTGATATTGCGGTCGGGAGAGCCAATCCAGGTAAAGCAAGAGAAAAACTAAACTGGCAGGCACGTTACAAAATGCGCGACGTTGTGCGAATGATGGTGCAGACACAGATGGAAGAAAATAAGATAAATGGTTTAATGCAACCTGTTGGAGTTATTTTAACTAATTAA
- a CDS encoding tetratricopeptide repeat protein, producing the protein MGNLELSFTHGFYMPKRRIERIAAVISIVSFGGSMIFGAVQAVSSGLNQAEVIPQPTAAAKPSPVSLPNSKMQAQAREYEIVLKSEPNNQIALEGLVDVRLQMQDRQAAIQPLEKLVKLNPSKQEYKTLLAQVKQEVSKKVKS; encoded by the coding sequence GTGGGTAATTTAGAGCTATCCTTTACCCACGGTTTTTATATGCCTAAAAGACGAATCGAACGGATAGCTGCTGTTATATCAATTGTCTCATTCGGTGGCTCGATGATTTTTGGAGCTGTGCAGGCTGTTAGTAGCGGGTTGAATCAGGCTGAAGTCATTCCTCAGCCAACTGCTGCGGCTAAGCCATCTCCGGTATCGTTACCAAATTCAAAAATGCAAGCTCAAGCACGGGAGTATGAAATTGTTCTAAAAAGCGAACCAAATAATCAAATTGCGTTAGAAGGATTAGTGGATGTTAGACTTCAGATGCAAGATCGTCAAGCTGCTATACAACCTTTGGAAAAGCTAGTTAAACTTAATCCCAGCAAACAAGAGTATAAAACTTTATTAGCTCAAGTAAAGCAGGAGGTTAGTAAAAAAGTTAAAAGTTAA
- a CDS encoding type II toxin-antitoxin system ParD family antitoxin codes for MKSINISLPDAMRAYVEEQVANGSYSTISEYFRELVRQDRERKAQERLEALLLEGLASGQETPITAQDWQDIRQTVRERITN; via the coding sequence GTGAAAAGCATCAATATCTCATTACCTGATGCTATGCGAGCCTATGTTGAAGAACAAGTAGCAAACGGTAGCTATAGTACAATTAGCGAGTATTTTCGCGAATTAGTGCGCCAAGATCGAGAGCGTAAAGCCCAAGAGCGTTTGGAAGCTTTATTATTGGAGGGTCTAGCCTCTGGTCAAGAAACTCCGATTACTGCTCAAGATTGGCAAGACATTCGCCAAACCGTGCGTGAGAGAATTACTAACTAG
- a CDS encoding Uma2 family endonuclease, producing MINSLKLSDAEFDRIVRANPEWNFEQTAAGDLIVVPPTGGTSSRKNRSITGQLDTWVEANLNLGEGFDSNVLFVLPNGAKRSPDASWVERRRWDALSQQQQDGYVPLCPDFVVELRSPTDALEDLQIKMQEYMDNGARLGWLINPQDRQVEIYRLGQPVEVLLAPLTLSGEDVLPGFVLNLQRIFV from the coding sequence ATGATAAATTCATTAAAACTCTCGGATGCAGAGTTCGATCGCATCGTTCGAGCTAATCCAGAGTGGAATTTTGAACAAACGGCAGCAGGAGATTTAATTGTTGTGCCACCCACAGGAGGAACATCTAGCCGCAAGAATCGGAGTATAACTGGACAATTAGATACATGGGTAGAAGCAAACTTGAATTTGGGAGAAGGATTTGATTCCAACGTCTTGTTCGTGCTGCCAAATGGTGCAAAACGTTCTCCTGATGCCTCTTGGGTAGAAAGACGGCGCTGGGATGCTTTGAGCCAACAGCAGCAAGATGGTTACGTTCCCCTATGTCCTGACTTTGTAGTCGAGTTGCGCTCCCCCACTGATGCTCTGGAAGATCTGCAAATTAAAATGCAGGAATATATGGATAATGGTGCGCGTTTGGGTTGGTTAATTAATCCTCAAGATCGTCAAGTTGAAATCTATCGTCTGGGACAACCGGTAGAAGTTTTGCTAGCTCCTTTAACTTTATCTGGTGAAGATGTGCTGCCCGGTTTCGTGTTAAATTTACAGCGAATTTTTGTCTAA